A genomic region of Eucalyptus grandis isolate ANBG69807.140 chromosome 5, ASM1654582v1, whole genome shotgun sequence contains the following coding sequences:
- the LOC104445337 gene encoding uncharacterized protein LOC104445337 isoform X7, which yields MDDANRRAMPPGGGVGGGAGAVLDRGDWRAQLPPEARERIVNKILEYLLRHHPVSNREGLQELNKIALRFEGTFYAAATCQSDYIWKISLKIWTMETKSQSTRPYALPSNPAGNSSGKGKILNTPPSMASINNGLCHQKRARLPPSNQNENQNPVDYISQLPNDIIAHIFSFLTTKDAVKTSVLSKQWRSTWTSNQYMSFSLPPGSSWNPKSFIAFVDSVLLRCTAIQVKARADLVKGLLKRLHHVMKLVMGSWCLQALSLMGARDMFLPSLKCRHLILLGAAGHEGVPEAIAKILESTRLLEKLFIQTTCTPNSAIGLKAERAGCRVFAGEEFWNLVKWRIYQCLMHLRHVEIVDGGASLLAWEPVLSLLKFLLQNALWLDKIVINSTNSKSSQAFEPSPQLEVGRILLSHPKCSPSAKVILRYPFQGCPSV from the exons ATGGATGACGCTAACCGGAGGGCGATGCCGCCCGGTGGTGGAGTAGGCGGGGGCGCTGGAGCTGTGCTTGACAGGGGCGATTGGAGGGCTCAACTGCCGCCCGAGGCACGGGAGAGGATTGTCAACAAGAT ATTGGAGTATTTGCTGAGACATCATCCTGTTTCTAATCGAGAAGGTTTGCAAGAACTCAATAAAATTGCCTTGAGGTTTGAGGGAACTTTTTACGCTGCTGCAACATGCCAG TCCGATTATATATGGAAGATATCTTTGAAGATATGGACAATGGAGACAAAGTCTCAGAGTACCAGACCTTATGCTCTGCCATCTAACCCTGCTGGGAATAGCT caGGCAAAGGCAAAATCTTGAACACTCCTCCATCCATGGCCAGTATCAACAATGGGCTTTGCCATCAGAAACGTGCACGATTACCTCCTTCCAATCAAAATGAAAACCAGAATCCAGTGGATTACATCAGCCAATTGCCCAATGACATAATCGCTCATATTTTCTCCTTCTTGACTACAAAAGATGCCGTCAAAACTAGCGTCTTGTCCAAGCAATGGCGTTCCACTTGGACCTCTAATCAGTACATGAGTTTCTCTCTGCCCCCTGGCAGTAGCTGGAATCCCAAGAGCTTCATCGCTTTTGTTGACTCAGTGCTGTTACGCTGCACTGCAATTCAG GTTAAGGCTCGTGCCGATCTTGTCAAGGGGCTTCTCAAGAGactgcatcatgtcatgaaattAGTGATGGGAAGCTGGTGCCTTCAG GCGCTGTCGCTAATGGGGGCGAGAGATATGTTTCTTCCATCCTTAAAATGTCGGCATCTGATATTACTCGGCGCAGCAGGCCATGAGGGAGTTCCCGAGGCTATAGCGAAAATACTTGAAAGTACGCGGCTCTTGGAGAAGTTATTCATACAAACGACTTGCACACCCAATTCTGCG ATTGGGTTGAAGGCGGAGAGGGCAGGCTGTCGCGTCTTTGCtggagaagaattttggaatttgGTAAAGTGGAGGATCTATCAGTGTTTGATGCATCTCAGGCATGTTGAGATTGTTGATGGCGGTGCCAGTCTGCTGGCATGGGAACCTGTTCTTTCTCTCCTCAAGTTTCTCCTCCAGAATGCACTTTGGCTGGACAAAATAGTGATCAACAGTACCAATTCCAAATCATCCCAAGCATTTGAACCATCACCCCAGCTTGAAGTGGGCCGGATTCTTCTGTCGCACCCAAAGTGTTCTCCAAGCGCCAAGGTCATTCTTAGATATCCTTTCCAAGGATGTCCGTCTGTGTAA
- the LOC104445337 gene encoding uncharacterized protein LOC104445337 isoform X8 has product MDDANRRAMPPGGGVGGGAGAVLDRGDWRAQLPPEARERIVNKILEYLLRHHPVSNREGLQELNKIALRFEGTFYAAATCQSDYIWKISLKIWTMETKSQSTRPYALPSNPAGNSCKGKILNTPPSMASINNGLCHQKRARLPPSNQNENQNPVDYISQLPNDIIAHIFSFLTTKDAVKTSVLSKQWRSTWTSNQYMSFSLPPGSSWNPKSFIAFVDSVLLRCTAIQVKARADLVKGLLKRLHHVMKLVMGSWCLQALSLMGARDMFLPSLKCRHLILLGAAGHEGVPEAIAKILESTRLLEKLFIQTTCTPNSAIGLKAERAGCRVFAGEEFWNLVKWRIYQCLMHLRHVEIVDGGASLLAWEPVLSLLKFLLQNALWLDKIVINSTNSKSSQAFEPSPQLEVGRILLSHPKCSPSAKVILRYPFQGCPSV; this is encoded by the exons ATGGATGACGCTAACCGGAGGGCGATGCCGCCCGGTGGTGGAGTAGGCGGGGGCGCTGGAGCTGTGCTTGACAGGGGCGATTGGAGGGCTCAACTGCCGCCCGAGGCACGGGAGAGGATTGTCAACAAGAT ATTGGAGTATTTGCTGAGACATCATCCTGTTTCTAATCGAGAAGGTTTGCAAGAACTCAATAAAATTGCCTTGAGGTTTGAGGGAACTTTTTACGCTGCTGCAACATGCCAG TCCGATTATATATGGAAGATATCTTTGAAGATATGGACAATGGAGACAAAGTCTCAGAGTACCAGACCTTATGCTCTGCCATCTAACCCTGCTGGGAATAGCT GCAAAGGCAAAATCTTGAACACTCCTCCATCCATGGCCAGTATCAACAATGGGCTTTGCCATCAGAAACGTGCACGATTACCTCCTTCCAATCAAAATGAAAACCAGAATCCAGTGGATTACATCAGCCAATTGCCCAATGACATAATCGCTCATATTTTCTCCTTCTTGACTACAAAAGATGCCGTCAAAACTAGCGTCTTGTCCAAGCAATGGCGTTCCACTTGGACCTCTAATCAGTACATGAGTTTCTCTCTGCCCCCTGGCAGTAGCTGGAATCCCAAGAGCTTCATCGCTTTTGTTGACTCAGTGCTGTTACGCTGCACTGCAATTCAG GTTAAGGCTCGTGCCGATCTTGTCAAGGGGCTTCTCAAGAGactgcatcatgtcatgaaattAGTGATGGGAAGCTGGTGCCTTCAG GCGCTGTCGCTAATGGGGGCGAGAGATATGTTTCTTCCATCCTTAAAATGTCGGCATCTGATATTACTCGGCGCAGCAGGCCATGAGGGAGTTCCCGAGGCTATAGCGAAAATACTTGAAAGTACGCGGCTCTTGGAGAAGTTATTCATACAAACGACTTGCACACCCAATTCTGCG ATTGGGTTGAAGGCGGAGAGGGCAGGCTGTCGCGTCTTTGCtggagaagaattttggaatttgGTAAAGTGGAGGATCTATCAGTGTTTGATGCATCTCAGGCATGTTGAGATTGTTGATGGCGGTGCCAGTCTGCTGGCATGGGAACCTGTTCTTTCTCTCCTCAAGTTTCTCCTCCAGAATGCACTTTGGCTGGACAAAATAGTGATCAACAGTACCAATTCCAAATCATCCCAAGCATTTGAACCATCACCCCAGCTTGAAGTGGGCCGGATTCTTCTGTCGCACCCAAAGTGTTCTCCAAGCGCCAAGGTCATTCTTAGATATCCTTTCCAAGGATGTCCGTCTGTGTAA
- the LOC104445337 gene encoding uncharacterized protein LOC104445337 isoform X9 encodes MDDANRRAMPPGGGVGGGAGAVLDRGDWRAQLPPEARERIVNKILEYLLRHHPVSNREGLQELNKIALRFEGTFYAAATCQSDYIWKISLKIWTMETKSQSTRPYALPSNPAGNSCEDSAGKGKILNTPPSMASINNGLCHQKRARLPPSNQNENQNPVDYISQLPNDIIAHIFSFLTTKDAVKTSVLSKQWRSTWTSNQYMSFSLPPGSSWNPKSFIAFVDSVLLRCTAIQALSLMGARDMFLPSLKCRHLILLGAAGHEGVPEAIAKILESTRLLEKLFIQTTCTPNSAIGLKAERAGCRVFAGEEFWNLVKWRIYQCLMHLRHVEIVDGGASLLAWEPVLSLLKFLLQNALWLDKIVINSTNSKSSQAFEPSPQLEVGRILLSHPKCSPSAKVILRYPFQGCPSV; translated from the exons ATGGATGACGCTAACCGGAGGGCGATGCCGCCCGGTGGTGGAGTAGGCGGGGGCGCTGGAGCTGTGCTTGACAGGGGCGATTGGAGGGCTCAACTGCCGCCCGAGGCACGGGAGAGGATTGTCAACAAGAT ATTGGAGTATTTGCTGAGACATCATCCTGTTTCTAATCGAGAAGGTTTGCAAGAACTCAATAAAATTGCCTTGAGGTTTGAGGGAACTTTTTACGCTGCTGCAACATGCCAG TCCGATTATATATGGAAGATATCTTTGAAGATATGGACAATGGAGACAAAGTCTCAGAGTACCAGACCTTATGCTCTGCCATCTAACCCTGCTGGGAATAGCTGTGAGGACTCGG caGGCAAAGGCAAAATCTTGAACACTCCTCCATCCATGGCCAGTATCAACAATGGGCTTTGCCATCAGAAACGTGCACGATTACCTCCTTCCAATCAAAATGAAAACCAGAATCCAGTGGATTACATCAGCCAATTGCCCAATGACATAATCGCTCATATTTTCTCCTTCTTGACTACAAAAGATGCCGTCAAAACTAGCGTCTTGTCCAAGCAATGGCGTTCCACTTGGACCTCTAATCAGTACATGAGTTTCTCTCTGCCCCCTGGCAGTAGCTGGAATCCCAAGAGCTTCATCGCTTTTGTTGACTCAGTGCTGTTACGCTGCACTGCAATTCAG GCGCTGTCGCTAATGGGGGCGAGAGATATGTTTCTTCCATCCTTAAAATGTCGGCATCTGATATTACTCGGCGCAGCAGGCCATGAGGGAGTTCCCGAGGCTATAGCGAAAATACTTGAAAGTACGCGGCTCTTGGAGAAGTTATTCATACAAACGACTTGCACACCCAATTCTGCG ATTGGGTTGAAGGCGGAGAGGGCAGGCTGTCGCGTCTTTGCtggagaagaattttggaatttgGTAAAGTGGAGGATCTATCAGTGTTTGATGCATCTCAGGCATGTTGAGATTGTTGATGGCGGTGCCAGTCTGCTGGCATGGGAACCTGTTCTTTCTCTCCTCAAGTTTCTCCTCCAGAATGCACTTTGGCTGGACAAAATAGTGATCAACAGTACCAATTCCAAATCATCCCAAGCATTTGAACCATCACCCCAGCTTGAAGTGGGCCGGATTCTTCTGTCGCACCCAAAGTGTTCTCCAAGCGCCAAGGTCATTCTTAGATATCCTTTCCAAGGATGTCCGTCTGTGTAA
- the LOC104445337 gene encoding uncharacterized protein LOC104445337 isoform X6 — protein MDDANRRAMPPGGGVGGGAGAVLDRGDWRAQLPPEARERIVNKILEYLLRHHPVSNREGLQELNKIALRFEGTFYAAATCQSDYIWKISLKIWTMETKSQSTRPYALPSNPAGNSCEDSGKGKILNTPPSMASINNGLCHQKRARLPPSNQNENQNPVDYISQLPNDIIAHIFSFLTTKDAVKTSVLSKQWRSTWTSNQYMSFSLPPGSSWNPKSFIAFVDSVLLRCTAIQVKARADLVKGLLKRLHHVMKLVMGSWCLQALSLMGARDMFLPSLKCRHLILLGAAGHEGVPEAIAKILESTRLLEKLFIQTTCTPNSAIGLKAERAGCRVFAGEEFWNLVKWRIYQCLMHLRHVEIVDGGASLLAWEPVLSLLKFLLQNALWLDKIVINSTNSKSSQAFEPSPQLEVGRILLSHPKCSPSAKVILRYPFQGCPSV, from the exons ATGGATGACGCTAACCGGAGGGCGATGCCGCCCGGTGGTGGAGTAGGCGGGGGCGCTGGAGCTGTGCTTGACAGGGGCGATTGGAGGGCTCAACTGCCGCCCGAGGCACGGGAGAGGATTGTCAACAAGAT ATTGGAGTATTTGCTGAGACATCATCCTGTTTCTAATCGAGAAGGTTTGCAAGAACTCAATAAAATTGCCTTGAGGTTTGAGGGAACTTTTTACGCTGCTGCAACATGCCAG TCCGATTATATATGGAAGATATCTTTGAAGATATGGACAATGGAGACAAAGTCTCAGAGTACCAGACCTTATGCTCTGCCATCTAACCCTGCTGGGAATAGCTGTGAGGACTCGG GCAAAGGCAAAATCTTGAACACTCCTCCATCCATGGCCAGTATCAACAATGGGCTTTGCCATCAGAAACGTGCACGATTACCTCCTTCCAATCAAAATGAAAACCAGAATCCAGTGGATTACATCAGCCAATTGCCCAATGACATAATCGCTCATATTTTCTCCTTCTTGACTACAAAAGATGCCGTCAAAACTAGCGTCTTGTCCAAGCAATGGCGTTCCACTTGGACCTCTAATCAGTACATGAGTTTCTCTCTGCCCCCTGGCAGTAGCTGGAATCCCAAGAGCTTCATCGCTTTTGTTGACTCAGTGCTGTTACGCTGCACTGCAATTCAG GTTAAGGCTCGTGCCGATCTTGTCAAGGGGCTTCTCAAGAGactgcatcatgtcatgaaattAGTGATGGGAAGCTGGTGCCTTCAG GCGCTGTCGCTAATGGGGGCGAGAGATATGTTTCTTCCATCCTTAAAATGTCGGCATCTGATATTACTCGGCGCAGCAGGCCATGAGGGAGTTCCCGAGGCTATAGCGAAAATACTTGAAAGTACGCGGCTCTTGGAGAAGTTATTCATACAAACGACTTGCACACCCAATTCTGCG ATTGGGTTGAAGGCGGAGAGGGCAGGCTGTCGCGTCTTTGCtggagaagaattttggaatttgGTAAAGTGGAGGATCTATCAGTGTTTGATGCATCTCAGGCATGTTGAGATTGTTGATGGCGGTGCCAGTCTGCTGGCATGGGAACCTGTTCTTTCTCTCCTCAAGTTTCTCCTCCAGAATGCACTTTGGCTGGACAAAATAGTGATCAACAGTACCAATTCCAAATCATCCCAAGCATTTGAACCATCACCCCAGCTTGAAGTGGGCCGGATTCTTCTGTCGCACCCAAAGTGTTCTCCAAGCGCCAAGGTCATTCTTAGATATCCTTTCCAAGGATGTCCGTCTGTGTAA
- the LOC104445337 gene encoding uncharacterized protein LOC104445337 isoform X5 encodes MDDANRRAMPPGGGVGGGAGAVLDRGDWRAQLPPEARERIVNKILEYLLRHHPVSNREGLQELNKIALRFEGTFYAAATCQSDYIWKISLKIWTMETKSQSTRPYALPSNPAGNSCEDSAGKGKILNTPPSMASINNGLCHQKRARLPPSNQNENQNPVDYISQLPNDIIAHIFSFLTTKDAVKTSVLSKQWRSTWTSNQYMSFSLPPGSSWNPKSFIAFVDSVLLRCTAIQVKARADLVKGLLKRLHHVMKLVMGSWCLQALSLMGARDMFLPSLKCRHLILLGAAGHEGVPEAIAKILESTRLLEKLFIQTTCTPNSAIGLKAERAGCRVFAGEEFWNLVKWRIYQCLMHLRHVEIVDGGASLLAWEPVLSLLKFLLQNALWLDKIVINSTNSKSSQAFEPSPQLEVGRILLSHPKCSPSAKVILRYPFQGCPSV; translated from the exons ATGGATGACGCTAACCGGAGGGCGATGCCGCCCGGTGGTGGAGTAGGCGGGGGCGCTGGAGCTGTGCTTGACAGGGGCGATTGGAGGGCTCAACTGCCGCCCGAGGCACGGGAGAGGATTGTCAACAAGAT ATTGGAGTATTTGCTGAGACATCATCCTGTTTCTAATCGAGAAGGTTTGCAAGAACTCAATAAAATTGCCTTGAGGTTTGAGGGAACTTTTTACGCTGCTGCAACATGCCAG TCCGATTATATATGGAAGATATCTTTGAAGATATGGACAATGGAGACAAAGTCTCAGAGTACCAGACCTTATGCTCTGCCATCTAACCCTGCTGGGAATAGCTGTGAGGACTCGG caGGCAAAGGCAAAATCTTGAACACTCCTCCATCCATGGCCAGTATCAACAATGGGCTTTGCCATCAGAAACGTGCACGATTACCTCCTTCCAATCAAAATGAAAACCAGAATCCAGTGGATTACATCAGCCAATTGCCCAATGACATAATCGCTCATATTTTCTCCTTCTTGACTACAAAAGATGCCGTCAAAACTAGCGTCTTGTCCAAGCAATGGCGTTCCACTTGGACCTCTAATCAGTACATGAGTTTCTCTCTGCCCCCTGGCAGTAGCTGGAATCCCAAGAGCTTCATCGCTTTTGTTGACTCAGTGCTGTTACGCTGCACTGCAATTCAG GTTAAGGCTCGTGCCGATCTTGTCAAGGGGCTTCTCAAGAGactgcatcatgtcatgaaattAGTGATGGGAAGCTGGTGCCTTCAG GCGCTGTCGCTAATGGGGGCGAGAGATATGTTTCTTCCATCCTTAAAATGTCGGCATCTGATATTACTCGGCGCAGCAGGCCATGAGGGAGTTCCCGAGGCTATAGCGAAAATACTTGAAAGTACGCGGCTCTTGGAGAAGTTATTCATACAAACGACTTGCACACCCAATTCTGCG ATTGGGTTGAAGGCGGAGAGGGCAGGCTGTCGCGTCTTTGCtggagaagaattttggaatttgGTAAAGTGGAGGATCTATCAGTGTTTGATGCATCTCAGGCATGTTGAGATTGTTGATGGCGGTGCCAGTCTGCTGGCATGGGAACCTGTTCTTTCTCTCCTCAAGTTTCTCCTCCAGAATGCACTTTGGCTGGACAAAATAGTGATCAACAGTACCAATTCCAAATCATCCCAAGCATTTGAACCATCACCCCAGCTTGAAGTGGGCCGGATTCTTCTGTCGCACCCAAAGTGTTCTCCAAGCGCCAAGGTCATTCTTAGATATCCTTTCCAAGGATGTCCGTCTGTGTAA